In Halopseudomonas xinjiangensis, a single genomic region encodes these proteins:
- the mltB gene encoding lytic murein transglycosylase B: MKYIRFDRLRQRLITALALCCSPAIYAADYSSSHPAVEPFVTEMQAEHGFSTDYVRGLLLQAERKQSIIDAISRPAERVRPWHEYRAIFITDKRIERGLAFWEEHREALERAEKTYGVEPEIILAIIGVETFYGGNKGSHRVVDALTTLGFDYPPRAEFFRRQLKAFLVLAREQNVDPLSLTGSYAGAMGYPQFIPTSYQAFAVDFDEDGTTDIWDNPVDAIGSAANYFHEHRWQHGAPVAVQASVSGERFKEVLTVPDLEARRSVAQLREAGWQLPETLDEEREVMTFEFDAGDHMQYWVGLDNLYVITRYNRSVMYAMVVNQLAELLREAKQQ; encoded by the coding sequence ATGAAATACATACGATTTGATCGGCTGCGTCAGCGGCTGATAACTGCGCTGGCGCTCTGCTGCAGTCCAGCTATCTACGCGGCGGACTACAGCAGCAGCCACCCGGCAGTCGAGCCGTTCGTCACGGAGATGCAGGCCGAACATGGCTTCAGCACCGACTACGTCCGCGGGTTGTTGCTGCAGGCCGAACGCAAGCAATCGATCATCGATGCGATCTCGCGTCCGGCCGAACGCGTACGGCCGTGGCACGAGTATCGTGCGATCTTCATCACCGACAAGCGTATCGAGCGCGGACTGGCGTTCTGGGAAGAGCATCGCGAAGCCCTGGAGCGAGCGGAGAAGACCTACGGCGTCGAGCCCGAGATTATCCTGGCCATCATCGGCGTGGAAACCTTCTATGGCGGCAACAAGGGTAGCCATCGCGTGGTCGATGCACTGACCACGCTCGGCTTCGATTATCCTCCGCGTGCGGAGTTTTTCCGGCGGCAGTTGAAGGCCTTCCTGGTGCTGGCCCGCGAACAGAACGTCGATCCGCTGAGCCTCACCGGGTCCTACGCTGGCGCCATGGGATATCCGCAGTTCATTCCGACCAGCTATCAGGCCTTTGCCGTGGATTTCGACGAGGATGGCACCACCGACATCTGGGACAATCCGGTCGACGCCATCGGCAGCGCAGCCAACTATTTTCACGAGCACCGCTGGCAGCATGGTGCGCCTGTGGCCGTGCAGGCCTCGGTCAGCGGCGAGCGCTTCAAAGAAGTGCTAACCGTTCCTGATCTGGAGGCGCGTCGCAGCGTTGCGCAATTACGCGAGGCAGGCTGGCAGCTTCCCGAAACGCTGGATGAAGAAAGAGAGGTCATGACCTTCGAGTTCGATGCCGGTGATCATATGCAGTACTGGGTCGGGCTGGATAACCTTTACGTCATAACGCGCTACAATCGCAGCGTGATGTATGCCATGGTGGTCAACCAGTTAGCTGAGCTTTTGCGAGAGGCCAAACAACAATGA
- a CDS encoding septal ring lytic transglycosylase RlpA family protein, with protein sequence MIQRLSAFCRLVVFGSLVLLGACSSSPPAPTVGHAPAPQAGGYSRSHDGPPEHFKDVSSIPDAVPTPHLGRYKATPYEVLGKRYTPLQNGFDYRAEGPASWYGSKFHGYHTANGEEYDLYGMTAAHKTLPLPTYVQVTNLENNRKVIVRVNDRGPFYSDRIIDLSYAAAAKLGFADKGTARVRVEGIDPVAWQQKNNPGYLVKAMPEPQSASTVQAGGEGYFLQLGAFSSAQAAEQLRTRLQSLVNAHAFVTPVVANGQTLHRVRLGPVSSRDEAQRISETLRTANLGPATLVTSN encoded by the coding sequence ATGATCCAGCGCCTGTCAGCCTTCTGTCGCCTGGTCGTTTTCGGTAGCCTGGTACTGCTCGGGGCCTGCTCTTCGAGCCCGCCAGCGCCCACCGTGGGTCACGCGCCTGCTCCGCAAGCCGGTGGCTACAGCCGTTCCCATGATGGTCCGCCGGAGCATTTCAAGGACGTCTCCTCAATACCCGATGCCGTACCGACGCCGCACCTGGGCCGATACAAGGCGACTCCGTACGAGGTGCTGGGCAAGCGCTATACGCCACTGCAAAATGGCTTCGATTATCGCGCCGAAGGTCCCGCTTCCTGGTACGGCAGCAAATTTCACGGCTACCATACCGCAAACGGCGAGGAATATGATCTGTACGGCATGACCGCGGCGCACAAGACGCTGCCTTTGCCGACGTACGTGCAGGTCACCAATCTGGAAAACAATCGCAAGGTGATCGTGCGCGTGAATGATCGCGGCCCGTTCTATTCCGACCGCATCATCGATCTGTCCTACGCTGCTGCCGCGAAGCTGGGTTTCGCCGACAAGGGCACCGCCCGGGTTCGAGTAGAGGGTATCGACCCGGTGGCATGGCAGCAGAAGAACAATCCCGGCTACCTGGTCAAAGCAATGCCGGAGCCGCAGTCCGCCTCGACAGTCCAGGCGGGTGGCGAAGGGTACTTCCTGCAACTTGGCGCGTTTTCGTCCGCTCAGGCTGCCGAACAACTACGCACCCGACTGCAATCCCTGGTCAACGCGCATGCCTTCGTTACGCCTGTGGTCGCAAACGGGCAGACGCTGCATCGGGTTCGTCTGGGGCCGGTGAGCAGTCGCGACGAAGCGCAGCGCATCAGCGAAACATTGCGGACCGCCAACCTCGGCCCCGCGACGCTGGTCACATCCAACTGA
- the rodA gene encoding rod shape-determining protein RodA encodes MPFWQRIHIDPWLLLLILVLGAVSGFVLYSASSKSFAMLYRQAAYYGLGLTAMIFIAQLQPRFMQRWVPVAYFGGLLLLLAVLLVGTEAKGAQRWLTIPGVMRFQPSELMKLIMPMSVAWYLSRRNLPPNFKYVCVTLAIIFVPVVLILKQPDLGTSLLIAAAGIFVLLLAGLRWRYIIGAAVLLVPSAVLMWFFVLHQYQKQRVLTFLNPESDPLGSGWNIIQSKAAIGSGGVFGKGWLQGTQSHLDFLPEGHTDFIIAVLAEEFGMVGVCLLLVIYLLVVARGLVITVQAQDSFSKLLAGSLTLTFFVYVFVNIGMVSGLLPVVGVPLPLISYGGTALVTLLSGFGILMSIQTHRKWMPQG; translated from the coding sequence ATGCCGTTCTGGCAGCGAATCCATATCGATCCGTGGCTGCTTCTGCTGATCCTCGTTCTGGGTGCGGTCAGCGGGTTCGTATTGTATTCAGCCAGCAGCAAAAGCTTCGCCATGCTCTACCGCCAGGCGGCCTATTACGGGCTGGGGTTGACGGCCATGATCTTCATCGCGCAATTGCAGCCGCGCTTCATGCAGCGCTGGGTGCCGGTGGCCTATTTTGGAGGCTTGTTGTTGCTGCTCGCCGTACTGCTTGTCGGAACCGAGGCCAAGGGTGCACAGCGCTGGCTGACGATACCCGGGGTGATGCGCTTCCAGCCGTCAGAACTGATGAAGCTGATCATGCCGATGAGTGTCGCCTGGTACCTCAGCCGGAGGAATCTGCCGCCAAACTTCAAGTACGTCTGCGTGACGCTGGCGATCATCTTCGTACCGGTTGTGCTGATTCTCAAACAGCCGGATCTGGGCACTTCGCTGCTTATCGCTGCGGCGGGCATCTTCGTTCTGTTGCTGGCAGGCTTGCGCTGGCGCTACATCATAGGCGCGGCGGTTCTGCTGGTTCCGTCTGCGGTCCTCATGTGGTTTTTCGTTCTGCATCAGTATCAGAAGCAGCGCGTGCTGACCTTTCTCAACCCTGAAAGCGACCCGTTGGGGTCCGGCTGGAACATCATTCAGTCCAAGGCAGCGATCGGGTCGGGCGGGGTCTTCGGCAAGGGCTGGCTGCAGGGCACTCAGTCGCATCTGGACTTTCTGCCGGAAGGTCACACCGATTTCATCATCGCGGTACTTGCCGAGGAGTTCGGCATGGTCGGCGTCTGCCTGCTGCTGGTAATTTATCTGCTGGTGGTTGCACGCGGGCTGGTGATTACGGTGCAGGCGCAGGACAGCTTTTCCAAGCTGCTGGCCGGCAGCCTTACGCTGACGTTCTTCGTTTACGTTTTCGTCAATATCGGAATGGTCAGCGGGCTGCTGCCGGTAGTTGGGGTCCCGCTGCCGCTGATCAGTTACGGCGGTACCGCTCTGGTTACTCTGCTGTCCGGCTTTGGCATTCTCATGTCGATCCAGACCCACCGCAAATGGATGCCCCAGGGATGA
- the mrdA gene encoding penicillin-binding protein 2, which translates to MAKPIHLKDHSLDARIVQQRVIIAALVVVLMLAALVARMYYLQVTQFEYHTTLSENNRVHVQPIPPARGRIYDRNGKVLADNRPSFSLNITRERVPDLAGTFELLQVLLALPDEDLERSRKRLMQARRPFESVPVMFELTDDQIARIAVNQFRLPGVEVQASFVRHYPYSNHFAHAVGYVGRINEKELQRIDPVAYAGTHYIGKTGIERYYEDLLHGTVGYEEVETNARGRVLRVLRRTDPISGSDLTLHLDSRLQAVAEQALGDRRGAVIAIEPETGGVLAFVSKPGFDPNLFVTGISYKDYGALRDSLDQPLFNRVLRGLYPPGSTVKQMVALAGLDSGVVGRGNRVFDPGFYQLPNHSHKYRNWNRGGDGWVDMRLAIVRSNDTYFYDLAHKLGIDRLHDYLSRFGLGTRVSIDMWEEASGLMPSRDWKRGARRQPWYPGETLITGIGQGYMLASPLQLAQSVALIANRGVWKRPRLLMNAEGQGPDESDTPPNIVLENPDDWQFIIDSMRDVMHAPNGTARAAALGAPYEMAGKTGTAQVVAIAQGERYDSKALQERHRDHALFVGFAPANDPRIAIAVMVENGESGGRVAAPVARQVFDAWLLPDPEPAELTVETQP; encoded by the coding sequence ATGGCCAAGCCGATTCACCTCAAGGACCATTCCCTCGATGCCCGGATCGTCCAGCAGCGCGTCATCATTGCCGCGCTGGTGGTGGTGCTGATGCTCGCGGCGCTGGTGGCGCGCATGTATTACCTGCAGGTCACCCAGTTCGAGTATCACACCACGCTGTCGGAAAACAATCGTGTGCACGTGCAACCGATTCCGCCCGCGCGCGGCCGTATCTACGACCGCAACGGCAAGGTTCTGGCAGATAACCGTCCCAGCTTCAGTCTGAACATCACCCGCGAACGCGTGCCTGACCTGGCGGGCACCTTCGAGCTGTTGCAGGTGCTTCTCGCCTTGCCCGACGAGGATCTCGAACGATCGCGGAAACGTCTGATGCAGGCGCGGCGGCCATTCGAGTCGGTGCCGGTCATGTTCGAACTGACCGACGACCAGATTGCCCGTATCGCGGTGAACCAGTTCCGTCTGCCCGGGGTGGAAGTGCAGGCCAGCTTCGTTCGCCATTATCCCTACAGCAACCATTTCGCCCATGCGGTGGGCTACGTCGGCCGCATCAATGAAAAAGAGCTGCAGCGCATCGATCCGGTGGCCTATGCCGGTACGCATTACATCGGCAAGACCGGCATCGAACGTTATTACGAGGATTTGTTGCACGGTACGGTCGGCTACGAAGAGGTCGAGACCAACGCGCGCGGCCGAGTTCTACGCGTACTCAGGCGCACCGATCCGATATCCGGCAGCGACCTGACCCTGCACCTGGATTCGCGCTTGCAGGCGGTAGCCGAGCAGGCGCTGGGCGATCGTCGTGGCGCTGTAATTGCTATCGAGCCGGAAACCGGCGGGGTTCTCGCCTTCGTCAGCAAACCTGGATTCGATCCCAACCTGTTCGTCACCGGTATCAGCTACAAGGACTACGGGGCGCTGCGCGACTCGCTGGACCAGCCACTGTTCAACCGCGTATTGCGCGGCCTCTATCCGCCAGGCTCGACGGTCAAGCAGATGGTGGCTCTGGCCGGGCTGGATTCCGGCGTGGTTGGGCGCGGCAATCGTGTCTTCGATCCTGGCTTCTATCAACTGCCCAACCACAGCCACAAATACCGAAACTGGAATCGGGGTGGTGACGGCTGGGTGGACATGCGTCTGGCTATCGTTCGCTCCAACGACACCTATTTCTATGACCTCGCTCACAAGCTGGGAATCGACAGGCTGCACGACTATCTCAGCCGTTTCGGTCTCGGTACGCGTGTATCCATCGATATGTGGGAAGAGGCATCGGGTCTCATGCCGTCGCGGGATTGGAAGCGTGGCGCGCGCAGGCAGCCTTGGTATCCGGGCGAAACGCTGATTACCGGTATCGGTCAGGGCTACATGCTGGCTTCGCCTCTACAACTGGCGCAGTCGGTCGCCCTGATTGCCAACCGGGGCGTATGGAAGCGGCCACGTCTGTTGATGAACGCCGAAGGCCAGGGACCTGATGAAAGCGATACTCCGCCGAACATCGTGTTGGAGAACCCTGACGACTGGCAATTCATCATCGACTCGATGCGTGATGTCATGCACGCGCCCAATGGTACGGCTCGCGCCGCTGCACTCGGCGCGCCTTACGAAATGGCTGGCAAGACCGGCACCGCCCAAGTCGTTGCCATCGCCCAGGGTGAGCGATACGACTCCAAGGCCCTGCAGGAACGCCATCGCGACCACGCCCTGTTCGTCGGCTTCGCTCCGGCGAACGATCCGCGCATCGCGATAGCGGTGATGGTCGAGAACGGCGAGTCGGGCGGCCGAGTCGCTGCGCCAGTGGCTCGTCAGGTGTTCGACGCATGGCTGCTGCCGGATCCTGAACCGGCTGAACTCACCGTGGAGACGCAACCATGA
- the lipA gene encoding lipoyl synthase, whose product MEQQSDTSVGLAQPAAKKKVEAGVKLRGAEKVARIPVKIIPTDELPRKPDWIRVRMPISPEVDRIKQLLRKHRLHSVCEEASCPNLGECFSGGTATFMIMGDICTRRCPFCDVGHGRPKPLDAEEPHNLAVAIADLKLKYVVITSVDRDDLRDGGAQHFVDCLREIRKLSPGVQLETLVPDYRGRMDVALAITEQEPPDVFNHNLETVPRLYRAARPGSDFEWSLDLLENFKKRVPHVPTKSGLMLGLGETDEEVIEVMHRLREHNVDMLTLGQYLQPSRNHLPVQRFVHPDIFAWFAEEGEKMGFRNVASGPLVRSSYHADQQAHGSKIG is encoded by the coding sequence ATGGAACAGCAGTCGGATACGTCGGTGGGTCTCGCTCAACCGGCAGCCAAGAAGAAAGTGGAAGCCGGCGTCAAACTACGCGGGGCAGAGAAAGTCGCCCGCATTCCGGTCAAGATCATCCCTACAGACGAACTGCCGCGCAAGCCGGACTGGATCCGCGTGCGCATGCCGATCAGTCCCGAGGTCGATCGAATCAAGCAACTGCTGCGCAAGCATCGCCTGCACAGTGTCTGCGAAGAGGCATCCTGCCCCAACCTGGGAGAGTGCTTCTCGGGTGGTACTGCCACATTCATGATCATGGGCGACATCTGCACCCGCCGGTGCCCATTCTGTGATGTCGGGCACGGTCGACCGAAGCCGCTTGACGCGGAAGAGCCGCACAATCTGGCCGTCGCCATTGCTGATCTGAAGCTCAAGTACGTGGTTATCACCTCTGTGGACCGTGATGACCTGCGCGATGGGGGGGCGCAGCATTTTGTCGATTGTTTGCGAGAAATCCGCAAGCTTTCCCCGGGCGTGCAACTCGAGACGCTGGTGCCCGACTACCGCGGCCGGATGGATGTGGCATTGGCGATAACCGAGCAGGAGCCGCCAGACGTGTTCAATCACAATCTGGAAACCGTACCGAGGCTTTATCGCGCGGCGCGTCCCGGCTCGGACTTTGAATGGTCCCTGGATCTTTTGGAGAACTTCAAGAAGCGTGTTCCTCACGTGCCGACCAAGTCGGGATTGATGCTCGGGCTGGGTGAAACCGACGAAGAAGTCATTGAGGTCATGCATCGGCTGCGCGAGCACAATGTCGACATGCTCACCCTTGGGCAGTACCTCCAGCCGTCGCGCAACCATCTGCCTGTCCAGCGTTTCGTGCACCCTGATATTTTCGCCTGGTTCGCGGAAGAAGGCGAAAAGATGGGGTTCAGGAATGTTGCGTCAGGTCCGCTGGTGCGTTCGTCCTACCACGCCGACCAACAGGCGCACGGTAGCAAGATCGGCTGA
- a CDS encoding sialidase family protein, producing MKSLTGKAPWFVVVALAFVCAALTTPDYRVSGFAVPKSPANTLEKIGKKLDGHELKPIYTQSFASSDLDEFVHAPSITALPDGALMAVWFAGSREGAADVQIRSSRFDPAGGWGEEKVLVTREMTRRAVGKPIRKLGNPVIALAPDQRLWLFYVSVSLGGWAGSAINSMVSEDFGKTWSEPRQLVTSPFTNISTLVRSAPVFHLDGSMGLPVYHEFLGKFPEYLYLSAEGTVQDKFRIADGTNSLQPTVVPLSETRAIALLRYAGQRGHALAAVTEDGGRTWSEERAVTPFNPNSSLAAVRSHRNTLLVVQNNLIDGRFRLSLDESTPSLSTWSLVAELDGSPDLEGDPFPRAVYEPLLTEKFLASSGARRRPLLKQFIDGLDHRLCRDDRCVFEYEYPYMISSGNGAFHLVYAWNNTFIKHVSFNADWLETQQ from the coding sequence ATGAAAAGTCTGACAGGCAAGGCGCCATGGTTCGTCGTCGTGGCACTTGCATTCGTATGTGCCGCTCTGACCACTCCTGACTATCGCGTATCGGGTTTCGCCGTACCCAAATCACCCGCCAACACGCTTGAGAAAATAGGCAAGAAGCTCGATGGCCATGAGCTCAAGCCGATTTATACGCAGAGTTTCGCCTCTTCGGATCTGGACGAGTTTGTCCACGCGCCGTCCATCACCGCGCTACCCGACGGAGCCTTGATGGCAGTCTGGTTTGCAGGCTCCAGGGAGGGCGCGGCTGACGTACAGATTCGCAGTTCACGGTTCGATCCGGCCGGAGGCTGGGGCGAAGAAAAAGTGCTTGTCACCCGGGAAATGACCAGGCGTGCCGTGGGCAAGCCAATACGCAAGCTGGGTAACCCGGTCATCGCGCTTGCCCCCGATCAGCGTCTTTGGCTTTTCTATGTTTCGGTGTCGCTTGGCGGCTGGGCTGGAAGTGCAATCAACAGCATGGTGTCGGAGGATTTCGGCAAGACCTGGTCCGAGCCGCGACAGCTGGTCACTTCGCCCTTTACCAATATCAGTACCCTGGTTCGCTCTGCGCCGGTGTTCCACCTCGACGGATCAATGGGACTGCCGGTCTACCATGAATTTCTTGGCAAATTTCCTGAGTACCTGTATCTGAGTGCGGAAGGGACAGTGCAGGACAAGTTTCGCATTGCTGATGGCACCAACTCCCTGCAGCCCACTGTCGTCCCGCTCTCCGAGACGCGCGCCATCGCGCTGTTGCGCTATGCCGGGCAGCGCGGCCACGCTCTCGCTGCGGTGACCGAGGACGGCGGCAGGACCTGGAGCGAAGAGCGCGCGGTGACGCCGTTCAACCCCAATAGCTCCCTCGCCGCGGTACGCTCGCATCGCAATACCTTGCTAGTGGTACAGAACAATCTGATCGACGGCCGCTTCAGGCTCAGCCTGGATGAATCCACCCCCAGTCTGAGCACCTGGTCACTCGTGGCGGAGCTGGACGGCTCTCCCGATCTGGAAGGTGATCCGTTTCCCCGTGCAGTGTACGAGCCGCTGCTCACCGAAAAATTTCTCGCCTCCAGTGGAGCGCGGCGGCGCCCATTGCTCAAACAGTTTATTGACGGGCTAGACCATCGGCTCTGTCGAGACGATCGATGCGTGTTCGAATACGAGTATCCGTACATGATCTCCTCCGGGAACGGTGCGTTTCATCTGGTGTACGCCTGGAACAACACGTTCATCAAGCACGTATCCTTCAATGCCGATTGGCTGGAGACTCAGCAATGA
- a CDS encoding HP0495 family protein gives MNASAEPPRIEFPCRYPIKIIGEAGEGFTELVVNIVERHAPDENTRLVDVRDSKNGRFLSVRVELTATGPEQLQALHVDLKATGRVHMVL, from the coding sequence GTGAACGCCTCAGCCGAGCCGCCGCGTATCGAATTTCCCTGTCGCTATCCGATCAAGATTATCGGGGAAGCGGGGGAGGGATTTACCGAACTGGTCGTGAACATAGTCGAGCGTCACGCGCCGGATGAGAATACCCGTCTGGTCGACGTGCGCGATAGCAAGAATGGTCGGTTCCTTTCGGTGCGGGTCGAGCTGACAGCAACCGGCCCCGAGCAGCTGCAGGCGCTGCATGTTGATCTCAAGGCGACTGGCCGGGTACACATGGTTCTCTGA
- the lipB gene encoding lipoyl(octanoyl) transferase LipB, with product MGTELIVRGLGLVAYEPTLEAMRRFTAERDDSTPDEIWFLEHPPVFTQGQAGKAEHLLAPGDIPVVQVERGGQVTYHGPGQLVAYLLLDIRRLELGVRDLVSAMERSLVGLLAGYGIEASPRPDAPGVYVGAAKIASLGLRIRRGCSFHGLALNVDMDMAPFRRINPCGYAGLAMAQMVDLLDDAPPLSEVACRLERELKVQLGYTGRP from the coding sequence ATGGGCACAGAGCTGATCGTTCGCGGACTGGGTCTGGTGGCGTATGAACCGACGCTGGAAGCCATGCGTCGCTTCACCGCCGAGCGGGACGACTCCACGCCCGACGAAATCTGGTTCCTCGAGCACCCACCGGTTTTTACCCAGGGGCAGGCCGGCAAAGCCGAGCATCTGCTGGCTCCCGGTGACATTCCGGTGGTGCAGGTGGAGCGGGGCGGGCAGGTGACCTATCACGGCCCCGGGCAGCTGGTCGCCTATCTGTTGCTCGATATCCGCCGGCTCGAATTGGGCGTGCGCGATCTGGTAAGCGCAATGGAGCGTAGTCTGGTGGGGTTGCTCGCCGGCTACGGAATCGAAGCATCGCCCAGGCCCGATGCGCCTGGTGTCTACGTCGGCGCTGCGAAGATCGCCTCGCTCGGTCTGCGCATCCGACGCGGGTGCTCATTTCATGGCCTGGCATTGAACGTCGATATGGACATGGCTCCGTTTCGCCGCATCAATCCCTGCGGTTACGCCGGTCTGGCGATGGCCCAGATGGTTGATCTGCTAGATGATGCGCCGCCGCTGAGCGAAGTTGCTTGCCGGCTGGAGCGGGAACTGAAAGTGCAACTCGGGTATACTGGCCGCCCTTGA
- a CDS encoding D-alanyl-D-alanine carboxypeptidase family protein → MPVLDSATAAPIVPTAPQLAASSYLLIDANSGKVLVEHNPDQPLPPASLTKMMTSYIASLEIQRGQIAEEDMVLISEKAWRMGGSKMFIEVGTQVRVIDLLRGIIIQSGNDASVAMAEHIAGSEEAFADLMNSHARRLGMSNTHFENSTGWPAEGHVASARDLATLAKAIIRDDPEHYEIYKEKEFLWHGIKQPNRNLMLWRDSTVDGLKTGHTEEAGYCLVASAEREGMRLISVVMGTSSEAARAAETQKLLTWGFRFFETRAFYQPGQVVSTARVWAGAQDQVELGLNEGLVMTMPRGQMDKLEAGVTMNNAIKAPIAAGDVLGQVEVKLGEEVVHTAPLVALRAVEEAGIFGRLWDTVRLFFYNLFN, encoded by the coding sequence ATGCCGGTGCTCGACTCGGCCACTGCGGCACCCATCGTACCAACAGCGCCGCAACTCGCCGCAAGCAGCTATCTGCTGATCGACGCCAACAGTGGCAAGGTGCTGGTCGAGCACAATCCGGACCAGCCGCTGCCTCCGGCCAGCCTGACCAAGATGATGACCAGCTACATCGCCAGCCTGGAAATTCAGCGCGGGCAGATTGCCGAAGAAGACATGGTGCTGATCAGCGAGAAGGCGTGGCGCATGGGCGGCTCGAAGATGTTCATCGAAGTCGGCACTCAGGTTCGGGTGATCGACTTGCTGCGCGGCATCATCATTCAGTCGGGCAATGACGCCAGCGTCGCCATGGCCGAACACATCGCTGGCAGCGAAGAAGCTTTCGCCGATCTCATGAACAGCCATGCCCGACGTCTGGGAATGAGCAACACTCATTTCGAGAATTCCACTGGCTGGCCTGCGGAGGGCCATGTTGCCAGCGCTCGTGACTTGGCGACCCTCGCCAAGGCGATCATTCGTGATGATCCCGAGCATTACGAGATCTACAAGGAAAAGGAGTTTCTCTGGCACGGCATCAAGCAACCTAACCGCAACCTGATGCTGTGGCGCGACAGCACCGTCGACGGCCTCAAAACCGGACATACGGAAGAAGCAGGTTACTGTCTGGTAGCGTCAGCCGAGCGCGAAGGCATGCGCCTGATTTCGGTAGTAATGGGAACGTCCAGCGAAGCAGCGCGCGCTGCGGAAACCCAGAAGCTGCTGACCTGGGGTTTCCGCTTCTTCGAGACTCGCGCTTTCTATCAGCCTGGTCAGGTGGTCTCGACTGCCCGCGTATGGGCCGGTGCCCAGGATCAGGTCGAGCTGGGCCTGAACGAGGGTCTGGTGATGACCATGCCACGTGGGCAGATGGACAAGCTTGAAGCCGGCGTGACCATGAACAACGCAATCAAGGCTCCTATCGCCGCTGGCGACGTATTGGGTCAGGTCGAGGTCAAGCTGGGCGAGGAAGTGGTGCACACCGCTCCGCTCGTCGCGCTGAGAGCTGTTGAAGAGGCCGGTATCTTCGGTCGCCTGTGGGACACCGTCCGCCTATTCTTCTACAACCTGTTCAACTGA
- a CDS encoding lytic murein transglycosylase, with the protein MLKKAYLSCSVSQALAASALGLTLLSACGSSAVQTAAEPAASTPVLAMVEDVIRPESFAAWRDEFRQQVLEQGVPADLFERIFADMQVDPAVIKADRSQPEFTRPVWEYLDGALSSQRLGTGQRLLLKHADALAAIEQRYGVDRHVLVAIWGLESNFGNNIGDRNVMRSLATLAYEGRRPDFARNELFAALDIIRNGDIEPDNMVGSWAGAMGQTQFIPSTYNRYAVDFDGDGRRDVWQSSADALGSAAHYLSASNWQPGQPWGMEISVPRQFNYSLADMAVRKTVAEWAELGVTEVGGTPLDPSLAERHASVLLPAGYRGPAFLVLNNFRSILRYNNSTSYALAIGLLSERFQGKGRVQASWPTEDKPLSRSERHELQERLQAAGFEPGGVDGILGANTRQAIRRFQQMRGWPADGYATQGLLDALRAHDQSTVPGL; encoded by the coding sequence ATGTTGAAAAAGGCGTATCTCAGTTGTTCTGTCAGCCAGGCCCTTGCCGCTTCCGCCCTGGGTCTGACCTTGCTGAGCGCCTGCGGTAGCAGCGCCGTGCAGACTGCCGCGGAGCCGGCGGCTTCCACTCCGGTGCTGGCTATGGTCGAAGATGTCATCCGCCCGGAAAGCTTCGCTGCCTGGCGTGATGAATTTCGGCAGCAAGTCCTTGAACAAGGCGTACCAGCCGATTTGTTCGAGCGGATCTTCGCGGATATGCAGGTCGATCCAGCGGTGATCAAGGCCGACCGCAGCCAGCCGGAGTTTACGCGACCGGTATGGGAATATCTTGACGGCGCGCTATCCTCCCAGCGACTCGGCACGGGCCAGCGTCTGCTCCTGAAGCATGCCGATGCGCTTGCCGCGATCGAACAGCGCTACGGCGTCGATCGCCATGTGCTGGTGGCGATCTGGGGACTGGAAAGCAATTTCGGTAACAACATCGGTGACCGTAACGTCATGCGTTCACTGGCGACCCTTGCCTACGAGGGTCGTCGTCCGGACTTTGCGCGTAACGAACTGTTCGCCGCACTCGACATCATCCGCAACGGCGATATCGAGCCCGACAACATGGTGGGTTCCTGGGCTGGCGCAATGGGCCAGACGCAATTCATCCCAAGCACGTACAACCGTTACGCGGTCGATTTCGATGGCGATGGCCGTCGGGACGTCTGGCAATCAAGTGCCGACGCGCTGGGCTCCGCGGCCCATTACCTGAGTGCTTCGAACTGGCAGCCCGGTCAGCCCTGGGGCATGGAGATATCAGTACCGCGTCAATTCAATTACAGCCTGGCCGACATGGCCGTGCGCAAGACCGTGGCGGAATGGGCCGAACTGGGCGTCACCGAGGTCGGCGGCACGCCGCTCGACCCCAGCCTGGCGGAGCGCCATGCCAGCGTTCTGCTGCCAGCTGGCTATCGTGGTCCGGCGTTCCTGGTGCTGAACAACTTCCGCAGCATCCTGCGCTACAACAACTCCACCAGCTATGCCTTGGCGATCGGCCTACTGTCCGAGCGCTTTCAGGGAAAGGGCCGGGTACAGGCGAGCTGGCCGACCGAGGACAAGCCGCTGTCACGCAGCGAGCGCCACGAGTTGCAGGAGCGGCTGCAGGCTGCGGGCTTCGAACCTGGCGGGGTGGACGGCATCCTTGGAGCCAATACTCGGCAGGCGATCCGACGTTTCCAGCAGATGCGGGGCTGGCCGGCGGACGGCTACGCAACCCAGGGCCTGCTGGACGCCCTGCGTGCTCATGACCAATCGACGGTACCGGGTCTCTGA